In Halogeometricum sp. S1BR25-6, a single genomic region encodes these proteins:
- a CDS encoding DUF7510 family protein codes for MSDAEAETAEKDVSFTLTVDDEETVITMRGDRDTAVVVESESGERIYLPPEDFERGARQQSDSPYQPADRDSPYQSSRNDSPYQSARDDSPYQAARQSLPREGLVSTADGYRIRHPEPVTDVRLLR; via the coding sequence ATGAGCGACGCCGAGGCGGAGACAGCGGAGAAGGACGTCTCGTTCACCTTGACGGTCGACGACGAGGAGACGGTCATCACGATGCGCGGCGACCGGGACACCGCCGTCGTCGTCGAGTCGGAGTCGGGCGAGCGCATCTACCTGCCGCCCGAGGACTTCGAGCGGGGGGCGCGCCAGCAGAGCGACAGCCCGTACCAACCGGCCGACCGCGACAGCCCCTACCAGTCCTCGCGCAACGACAGTCCCTACCAGTCCGCCCGCGACGACTCGCCGTACCAGGCCGCCCGGCAGAGTCTCCCCCGCGAGGGGTTGGTTTCGACGGCCGACGGCTACCGAATCCGACACCCCGAACCGGTCACCGACGTGCGACTGCTTCGATAA